From a single Candidatus Thorarchaeota archaeon genomic region:
- a CDS encoding DUF6125 family protein, with protein sequence MTFEDMDRETLLKLIDAYAKAWQAMDGAYFLSLEKKYGMDVAMEMDREAWRIFSPIEAKRIMREFNIPEGGGLKALEKALGYRVYAALNTQSTEWDGENKLIFTMNSCRVQVARKRKGLPDFPCKSVGIIEYTEFAKTIDPRIKTRCRFCPPDEHPDDAYCSWEFTLEE encoded by the coding sequence ATGACCTTTGAAGATATGGACAGGGAAACTCTCCTCAAACTCATAGATGCCTATGCTAAAGCCTGGCAGGCAATGGACGGCGCTTACTTTCTCTCACTTGAGAAAAAGTATGGCATGGATGTAGCAATGGAAATGGATCGTGAGGCATGGAGGATTTTTTCTCCCATCGAGGCCAAACGGATCATGCGTGAGTTCAACATCCCTGAAGGCGGTGGTCTCAAGGCACTGGAAAAGGCATTGGGATACAGAGTCTATGCTGCACTCAACACACAGTCTACCGAGTGGGATGGTGAGAACAAGCTCATATTCACGATGAACTCGTGCCGGGTTCAGGTGGCACGAAAGAGAAAGGGCCTTCCGGACTTCCCATGCAAATCGGTAGGGATCATTGAGTATACCGAGTTTGCCAAGACTATTGACCCACGGATAAAGACGCGATGTCGATTCTGCCCACCTGATGAACACCCCGATGACGCATATTGCTCATGGGAGTTTACTTTGGAGGAATGA
- a CDS encoding geranylgeranylglycerol-phosphate geranylgeranyltransferase codes for MSEEQPPTQRRTDPKAFISILRPQNCIIGGLTVIAGIAIAYRMNPIGTIHDYWLNFLFGYITYFFVAGGGNIVNDIFDIEIDKINRPHRALPSGRMSIRQAWAYVVFLSALGVIFAALNGIYGSLVVMVFLIVGYAYASKVKELGLAGNFLVAFSFAFGVIYGSFVYGELINFYFIPLPSWLFFITAFMILQARETIKGAEDVEGDALRNVRTIARVYGYKAAAAVSFVFNLIGVVCYFLIWYLGFASWNLWPLLVLGMAVVLGAAFAPLKDPSNKKALLIGSTLDKVGALVGLIAFVIIPLYGLIF; via the coding sequence GTGTCTGAAGAACAACCACCGACACAACGACGGACTGACCCAAAGGCGTTCATATCCATATTGAGACCCCAGAATTGTATTATTGGTGGTCTCACCGTCATTGCAGGCATTGCGATTGCCTACCGCATGAATCCAATAGGTACGATCCATGACTATTGGCTAAACTTTCTCTTTGGTTATATCACCTACTTCTTTGTGGCCGGGGGTGGAAATATTGTCAATGATATTTTCGACATCGAGATTGACAAGATTAACCGGCCTCACCGAGCACTTCCGAGTGGACGGATGAGTATTCGTCAGGCTTGGGCATATGTAGTCTTTCTGAGCGCACTGGGCGTGATCTTTGCGGCTCTAAATGGAATCTATGGATCTCTTGTTGTTATGGTGTTTCTTATTGTCGGGTATGCCTATGCCTCAAAGGTCAAAGAACTTGGACTCGCCGGGAACTTTCTTGTTGCGTTCTCTTTTGCGTTTGGTGTTATCTACGGTTCTTTTGTCTATGGTGAACTAATCAATTTCTATTTCATCCCTCTCCCCTCATGGTTATTCTTCATCACTGCTTTTATGATCCTTCAGGCACGTGAAACTATCAAGGGCGCAGAGGATGTCGAGGGTGACGCACTGCGTAATGTCCGCACGATTGCGCGTGTCTACGGGTATAAGGCAGCAGCCGCAGTGTCATTTGTGTTCAATCTTATCGGAGTCGTCTGCTACTTTCTCATCTGGTATCTGGGTTTTGCGAGCTGGAATCTCTGGCCTCTTCTCGTTCTTGGAATGGCAGTGGTCTTAGGTGCTGCGTTTGCCCCGCTCAAGGATCCATCCAATAAGAAGGCATTACTCATCGGTAGCACTCTGGATAAGGTGGGGGCACTTGTGGGTCTTATTGCATTCGTAATAATTCCACTCTATGGACTCATCTTCTAG
- a CDS encoding type II toxin-antitoxin system RelE/ParE family toxin, giving the protein MGEYRVIFDIDHDTIVILRIGHRGTIYK; this is encoded by the coding sequence ATTGGGGAATATCGTGTCATTTTTGATATTGATCACGATACGATTGTGATTCTAAGGATTGGACACAGAGGTACAATATACAAGTAA
- a CDS encoding YIP1 family protein produces the protein MVRRCAFCGSPVPADATVCPVCKETIAEERLERLLPMLKRPEAPDVRMMGPLERLWGVIRRPAPTYRDIGHKPDAAGPLIIIILNALIITGYYLSIASKMYVPVNVNGTIVDTSVLSTSDSMPFYAGALASIVTNILLGMVFLILGTGFAHLAFKITGGTGGKMKTLSIVGYSIFPVVLFRLAALVVLLAIPGSFNVSNPGTWAAIVMAIHSSGFWIMLDYATAASFAWVGFLLIFGIREAHDTSTEWAFLVSLACMIVLMWTFWQVH, from the coding sequence ATGGTACGGCGTTGTGCCTTTTGTGGCAGCCCAGTTCCTGCTGATGCTACTGTTTGTCCAGTCTGCAAAGAGACCATTGCAGAGGAACGGTTGGAACGACTACTTCCAATGCTCAAGCGACCTGAGGCACCAGATGTACGCATGATGGGGCCACTTGAACGGTTATGGGGCGTGATCAGAAGACCAGCTCCAACCTATAGGGATATAGGACATAAACCAGACGCCGCGGGACCACTAATTATCATAATTCTCAATGCATTGATCATTACTGGATACTATCTCTCAATTGCATCCAAGATGTACGTTCCAGTCAATGTCAATGGCACGATAGTTGACACGAGTGTATTATCAACATCGGATAGTATGCCATTTTATGCAGGGGCGTTGGCCTCGATCGTGACGAACATACTCCTGGGGATGGTGTTTTTGATCCTCGGAACGGGATTTGCACATCTCGCCTTCAAGATCACTGGTGGTACTGGAGGCAAGATGAAGACCCTATCTATAGTAGGGTATAGTATATTCCCAGTGGTACTCTTTAGATTGGCGGCACTTGTTGTACTTCTGGCAATACCAGGATCGTTTAACGTGAGCAATCCAGGAACTTGGGCAGCCATAGTAATGGCAATACATAGTTCAGGATTCTGGATTATGTTAGATTATGCAACAGCAGCGTCCTTTGCATGGGTCGGATTCCTCCTTATATTTGGTATTAGAGAGGCGCACGATACTTCGACCGAATGGGCATTTCTTGTCTCACTTGCGTGTATGATTGTGCTGATGTGGACATTTTGGCAGGTGCATTGA
- the hypB gene encoding hydrogenase nickel incorporation protein HypB: protein MTDKAITIDVRKDLFGANEEAASINASIFKEHGIKAIDIMGSVGTGKTQLIEALCERLSSKYNILMVAGDLATTIDADRVASHGVDTVQINTGTACHLDARMVRVALKEVDLSKYSLVFIENVGNLICPAGYPLGVDKKIVVVSITEGPYMIRKHPLTIKRSDMVVINKVDLAEALEFDVDALVRDIREVDAKIPVVKVSGKTGDGIDDLVKALDL, encoded by the coding sequence TTGACCGACAAGGCAATAACGATTGATGTGAGAAAAGACCTATTTGGTGCGAATGAAGAGGCCGCATCTATCAATGCGTCCATCTTCAAGGAACATGGTATCAAAGCTATCGACATCATGGGATCTGTCGGAACTGGAAAGACACAGTTAATTGAGGCACTCTGTGAACGGCTCTCTTCGAAATATAATATTCTCATGGTGGCTGGCGACCTTGCAACGACAATTGATGCTGATCGTGTGGCCTCTCATGGTGTAGACACTGTACAGATCAATACGGGAACGGCGTGTCATCTCGATGCGCGTATGGTGCGAGTTGCACTAAAAGAAGTCGATCTCTCAAAGTATAGTCTGGTGTTCATCGAAAATGTTGGAAATCTGATTTGCCCTGCCGGATATCCGCTTGGTGTTGACAAGAAGATAGTGGTGGTGAGCATTACCGAAGGCCCCTACATGATTCGTAAGCATCCCTTGACGATTAAACGGTCTGACATGGTCGTCATCAATAAGGTAGATCTTGCTGAGGCACTTGAGTTCGATGTTGATGCACTTGTTCGTGATATTCGTGAAGTTGATGCCAAGATTCCAGTTGTGAAAGTGAGTGGAAAGACTGGTGACGGAATAGATGACTTGGTGAAAGCACTAGACCTCTAA
- a CDS encoding TraB domain-containing protein: protein MNSDFDRVIFVPVIHTDAESVQRVRNTIREHRPDVVAVELDRQRYELMLNPPEEQASVEAIPTGDMVQNLMQQFALLEKNLGDMVGSDAGAEMMAAIEEGKAIGAKTALIDRPIQVTMQALMQVPLDELYRMAGMIPELTDDEEGEDATEIMESLKEEEGVSEIMSQFRKEFPNISRALIDERDEYIARALKTILGDVDGKIVAVLGAGHIEGVKKRLRTLLQQESAS from the coding sequence GTGAACTCGGACTTTGATAGAGTGATCTTTGTGCCAGTCATCCATACCGATGCGGAGAGCGTTCAGAGGGTCAGAAACACCATTCGAGAGCACAGACCAGATGTTGTGGCTGTTGAACTTGACAGACAACGCTATGAACTCATGCTCAATCCACCAGAGGAACAGGCAAGTGTAGAGGCAATTCCAACAGGGGACATGGTTCAGAACCTGATGCAACAATTTGCGCTTCTCGAAAAGAACTTGGGGGATATGGTTGGTTCCGATGCCGGCGCAGAGATGATGGCCGCTATCGAGGAGGGAAAGGCAATAGGAGCAAAGACGGCTCTCATCGATCGACCAATTCAGGTCACCATGCAGGCACTCATGCAAGTCCCACTTGATGAACTATACCGAATGGCGGGAATGATTCCTGAACTGACCGATGACGAGGAAGGAGAGGATGCTACCGAGATCATGGAGTCCCTCAAAGAAGAAGAAGGGGTCTCTGAGATCATGAGCCAGTTCCGTAAAGAGTTCCCAAATATCAGTAGAGCGCTGATTGACGAGCGGGATGAGTATATTGCACGCGCTCTCAAGACTATCTTAGGAGATGTGGATGGCAAGATTGTTGCCGTCTTGGGCGCTGGTCACATTGAGGGAGTCAAGAAACGTCTTCGGACGTTACTTCAGCAAGAGTCAGCAAGTTAG
- a CDS encoding MarR family transcriptional regulator: MRPDMDVAFSKLASPRMRTGTIVLHALLENIVGPVAAPKEIRDMIEALPGEETLSKQSITNAARRLEELGLLVRPTSGGYAVRYGYLVSVLVAALMDLWKRVEELEDEVDSLKRPKK; this comes from the coding sequence ATGCGACCTGATATGGATGTAGCATTCTCGAAATTAGCCAGCCCGAGAATGAGAACTGGGACTATTGTTCTTCATGCGCTCTTAGAAAACATTGTAGGTCCTGTCGCGGCACCAAAAGAGATCCGTGACATGATTGAAGCTCTTCCAGGCGAGGAGACCCTCTCCAAGCAATCAATTACCAATGCTGCTCGACGACTGGAGGAACTGGGCCTCCTTGTTCGCCCTACCTCTGGGGGTTATGCCGTTCGGTACGGGTATTTGGTGTCTGTGCTCGTCGCAGCATTGATGGATCTTTGGAAACGTGTAGAAGAACTTGAGGATGAGGTCGATTCACTGAAACGCCCCAAGAAGTGA
- the mfnA gene encoding tyrosine decarboxylase MfnA translates to MLEEHGTSRDEVLRRLDQLLEADSTYSSGHPVASMSTIPHSLGTEVFARTLEKNAGRLHTFQGSAHVEREVLEMIGDLLNLESQAFGTTTSGGTESNILAILAYRERAKKKTKTPEIIAPKTAHSSVDKAGWLLGVKVKRTRVDKEFKAIPRAIEKKINENTIGIVLTAGTTYLGQIDPIEQVAEIARDHKIPLHIDAAFGGFVIPFLNEIGRGKFRFAFEVNGVTSVSVDPHKMGLAPIPAGTILFRDKKYVKVITNTVPYLRGASSTQISILGTRPAASILATWAVMRHLGREGYREIVRGCMEQTDHIMERVRHNPMLQAAIEPIMNIVGIESREVPVSTIIDLMEKRGWRMAASPLPPTMRIVVMPHVTRGSINAFFNDLDDVSTTIPP, encoded by the coding sequence ATGCTTGAAGAACATGGCACGAGCAGAGATGAGGTCCTGAGAAGACTGGACCAATTGTTAGAGGCGGATTCCACCTATAGCAGCGGACATCCTGTTGCTTCAATGTCCACAATTCCACATAGCCTTGGGACCGAGGTCTTTGCGAGGACACTTGAAAAAAATGCTGGACGCCTGCACACATTTCAAGGATCAGCACACGTCGAGAGAGAAGTCCTAGAGATGATTGGGGATCTGCTCAATCTGGAGTCTCAAGCATTCGGCACGACCACATCTGGAGGGACTGAATCAAATATCCTTGCCATACTGGCCTATCGAGAGAGAGCCAAGAAAAAAACCAAGACCCCGGAGATAATAGCACCAAAGACAGCTCATTCGTCAGTAGATAAGGCGGGATGGTTACTTGGCGTGAAGGTCAAGAGAACACGGGTCGACAAGGAGTTCAAGGCGATTCCGAGAGCGATTGAGAAAAAGATCAACGAGAATACTATTGGAATCGTTCTGACGGCTGGAACGACCTACTTGGGCCAAATTGACCCGATTGAACAAGTGGCAGAGATAGCAAGGGATCACAAGATACCGTTGCATATTGATGCGGCATTTGGCGGGTTCGTCATCCCATTTCTGAATGAGATTGGCCGTGGCAAGTTTCGATTCGCATTTGAGGTCAATGGAGTCACAAGTGTCAGTGTGGATCCACACAAGATGGGCCTTGCCCCGATCCCAGCAGGAACAATTCTCTTTCGTGACAAGAAGTATGTCAAGGTCATCACGAATACTGTGCCATATCTTAGGGGCGCAAGTTCGACACAGATATCCATTCTGGGAACTAGACCCGCAGCATCAATTCTTGCAACATGGGCCGTCATGAGACATCTTGGCCGAGAGGGATATCGAGAGATAGTACGAGGCTGCATGGAGCAGACAGATCATATCATGGAGCGAGTGAGGCACAATCCAATGCTACAAGCGGCAATTGAGCCAATCATGAACATAGTGGGGATTGAGAGCAGAGAGGTGCCTGTGAGTACGATCATTGACTTGATGGAAAAGAGAGGCTGGCGAATGGCCGCCTCACCATTACCTCCCACAATGAGAATTGTAGTCATGCCACATGTCACACGTGGCTCGATTAATGCATTCTTCAACGACCTAGATGACGTCTCTACGACCATTCCGCCATGA
- the nikR gene encoding nickel-responsive transcriptional regulator NikR, which produces MTEQESKDLKRFGVSIPEDLLERFDEIVRARGYVGRSEAIRDAMRVFINQCEWESKQEGHLATLNIVYNHQPRLMAELIRVQHSSKAHVISTVHVHLTHSHCFEALTIRGDRKDIEDLANKIEGLTGIEYARLFTFSLPDDDHEIDHHHY; this is translated from the coding sequence ATGACCGAACAAGAGAGTAAAGACCTGAAGAGATTTGGAGTCTCCATCCCGGAAGATCTTTTGGAACGTTTTGACGAGATTGTACGTGCTCGTGGATATGTTGGGCGATCCGAGGCGATCAGAGATGCTATGAGAGTGTTCATTAATCAGTGCGAGTGGGAGTCCAAACAAGAGGGACATCTTGCGACACTGAACATAGTGTACAATCACCAGCCCAGACTGATGGCCGAGCTGATCCGGGTCCAGCATAGCTCAAAGGCACATGTGATCTCGACCGTTCATGTCCACCTGACACATAGTCATTGCTTTGAAGCACTCACTATTCGTGGAGATAGAAAGGACATCGAAGACCTCGCAAATAAAATTGAGGGGCTCACAGGTATAGAGTATGCACGGCTATTTACATTCTCACTGCCGGATGATGATCACGAGATTGATCACCATCACTATTAA
- a CDS encoding energy-coupling factor ABC transporter permease, producing the protein MHVPDGVFPLWLQILMWIVSGSMIVISVRQLNKKFDERTVPYLGVLAAVIFAAQYVNFPVPPSSGHLVGTTLIAVMLGPWAGILVIALVLFVQALYGDGGMLTYGINLFNMGVFSSFFGWFLAIVLFKALKKKMSEKNAVLIGASVASYITVVVAAMILGLELQTVPGFGVAGLVAITGIHALIGIGEAILTFVILLYFVKAHPQVISFLTGSEVSEMASVTEAPWAKPAE; encoded by the coding sequence TTGCATGTACCTGATGGCGTATTTCCATTATGGCTGCAGATCCTGATGTGGATTGTGAGCGGTAGTATGATTGTCATATCCGTTCGGCAGCTGAACAAAAAATTCGACGAGCGGACAGTACCCTACCTTGGGGTCTTAGCGGCTGTGATCTTCGCAGCACAGTATGTCAACTTTCCAGTGCCCCCCTCGAGTGGGCATCTCGTTGGGACAACACTGATTGCGGTGATGCTCGGGCCTTGGGCGGGTATCTTGGTCATTGCCCTTGTGCTCTTTGTGCAGGCATTATACGGTGATGGCGGAATGCTGACCTACGGCATCAATCTGTTCAATATGGGCGTCTTTTCCAGTTTCTTTGGCTGGTTCCTAGCGATAGTATTGTTCAAGGCTCTCAAAAAGAAGATGAGCGAGAAGAATGCGGTTCTCATTGGTGCATCGGTCGCATCCTACATCACGGTCGTTGTTGCAGCGATGATTCTTGGTCTTGAATTGCAGACAGTACCCGGCTTCGGAGTGGCCGGTCTGGTCGCAATCACTGGCATTCATGCACTGATCGGGATTGGTGAGGCGATTCTGACCTTTGTCATACTGCTGTACTTTGTGAAGGCGCATCCACAGGTCATCTCATTTTTGACCGGAAGCGAGGTCTCGGAGATGGCAAGTGTGACTGAGGCACCATGGGCAAAGCCTGCGGAATAG
- a CDS encoding energy-coupling factor transporter transmembrane protein EcfT, whose amino-acid sequence MSKFLLPFAEGQIQASVFSPAAMLVAAVVTGALISVQGSPTIVATLLLFIFIGGSLVRTRWRVVLSLAARFEFVILFWIFLEPFLYGSTVVTTLVTPFGSLNIYAEGITMGLLLGLRMMGLLLLFLVTLSHMTLADFTDALRTLHVPSVLIGSLMVMLRYIPLFLEERFRMQEAQILRGYHCASRREKITSLGYLVGSTIDRAFDRSIAVYEAMALRGFGASVDHRAHGFRRADLLLLSILALIIFTVQCLLFQILGVILSWSPL is encoded by the coding sequence ATGAGTAAGTTTCTCCTCCCGTTTGCCGAGGGACAAATACAAGCATCGGTCTTTTCGCCTGCTGCAATGCTTGTGGCGGCGGTAGTCACTGGTGCGCTCATATCTGTCCAAGGCTCCCCCACTATTGTTGCAACACTACTTCTCTTCATATTCATCGGCGGTTCTCTTGTGAGGACTCGTTGGAGAGTGGTGCTATCTCTTGCAGCTCGCTTTGAGTTTGTCATTCTATTTTGGATCTTTCTCGAGCCCTTTCTGTATGGTTCTACTGTAGTCACTACACTTGTGACTCCCTTTGGTTCTCTCAACATCTATGCTGAGGGGATCACCATGGGGCTTCTGCTTGGGCTCAGGATGATGGGGCTTCTGCTGCTCTTTCTAGTGACTCTCTCGCATATGACGCTGGCCGACTTTACTGATGCTCTTCGAACACTGCATGTGCCCTCGGTCTTGATCGGTTCACTAATGGTGATGTTACGGTATATCCCCCTCTTTTTGGAGGAGAGGTTTCGGATGCAGGAGGCTCAGATCTTGCGTGGTTATCACTGTGCCTCTCGGAGAGAAAAAATCACGTCGCTTGGCTATTTAGTTGGTTCTACTATAGACCGGGCCTTTGACCGGAGTATAGCTGTCTATGAGGCTATGGCCCTGCGTGGTTTTGGTGCCTCCGTCGATCATAGAGCTCACGGATTTCGCCGTGCTGATCTTCTCCTTCTTTCAATACTTGCCCTCATCATCTTTACAGTACAATGTCTTCTGTTTCAAATCTTAGGAGTGATACTATCATGGAGCCCGCTATAG
- a CDS encoding energy-coupling factor ABC transporter ATP-binding protein, with the protein MEPAIELEKVNFRYPKFALRDISLSLMNGEQKVLVGLNGSGKTTLFRLILGLLRPTSGKIRVLGTPVVQENLWVIRQQVGFLFQNPSDQLFAPTVWEDVAFGPKNLGLSEEEIRHRVEWALDVVGMKDFLERSVNKLSHGQAKRVALAGIVAMRPKVLLLDEPFTGLDFPMVESMIDIINQLRADGASVMFTTHNRIFIENWADSIAIMDNGMLVYDGPVEEAFDRPELVTLMGDWSCLKKKMKGLDCLTGVVRYG; encoded by the coding sequence ATGGAGCCCGCTATAGAATTAGAGAAAGTAAATTTCAGGTATCCGAAGTTTGCCCTTCGCGATATCTCTCTCTCATTAATGAACGGAGAGCAGAAGGTTCTCGTAGGGCTCAACGGTTCTGGAAAGACCACCTTATTTCGGCTTATCTTGGGTCTATTGAGACCCACCTCCGGAAAGATTCGTGTTCTTGGAACTCCCGTAGTGCAGGAGAACCTGTGGGTAATCAGACAACAAGTTGGTTTTCTCTTTCAGAATCCCTCTGATCAGCTCTTTGCCCCAACCGTATGGGAAGATGTGGCATTTGGCCCGAAAAATTTGGGACTGAGCGAAGAGGAGATCCGGCATCGTGTCGAATGGGCTCTTGATGTTGTCGGCATGAAGGATTTTCTCGAGCGCTCTGTGAACAAACTAAGTCATGGGCAGGCCAAACGTGTTGCACTTGCTGGAATTGTAGCAATGCGCCCCAAAGTGTTACTGTTAGATGAACCATTTACGGGTCTTGACTTCCCAATGGTCGAGTCTATGATTGACATCATAAATCAGCTGCGCGCAGATGGTGCCAGTGTCATGTTTACCACACACAATCGCATCTTTATCGAGAATTGGGCGGATTCTATTGCGATAATGGATAATGGAATGCTTGTCTATGATGGCCCTGTGGAAGAGGCGTTTGACCGTCCAGAACTAGTCACACTCATGGGGGATTGGTCCTGCCTCAAAAAGAAGATGAAAGGTCTAGACTGTTTGACTGGTGTTGTCCGTTATGGTTAA
- a CDS encoding Lrp/AsnC family transcriptional regulator, which translates to MTAEDRIDARDLAIIKILRENARTSLRKIGERVKLGASSVRKRINRLHEIGVIKRFTIEVDYRRIGYEIHVLVMIRAKPGSSESLYQTLSSYEEVSEIFWTAGPANFVCIVRVKNMTELSKFMSASIESLDSVEKVDTIFLMPRPEGIASK; encoded by the coding sequence TTGACCGCAGAGGATAGAATAGATGCACGAGATCTTGCAATCATCAAGATTCTTAGGGAGAACGCCCGGACCTCTCTCAGAAAAATAGGAGAACGAGTCAAGCTGGGAGCAAGTTCGGTACGCAAGAGAATCAACAGACTTCACGAGATTGGAGTCATAAAACGTTTCACTATTGAGGTGGACTACCGCAGGATAGGCTATGAAATACATGTCCTCGTCATGATCAGAGCAAAACCAGGTTCATCTGAATCACTCTATCAAACCCTCTCCAGTTACGAGGAGGTCTCGGAAATATTTTGGACTGCTGGGCCTGCAAACTTTGTGTGCATTGTTCGAGTCAAGAATATGACTGAGTTATCCAAGTTTATGTCAGCAAGTATTGAAAGCTTGGATAGTGTTGAAAAAGTAGATACTATTTTCCTCATGCCACGACCCGAAGGCATAGCATCAAAATAA
- a CDS encoding translation initiation factor IF-5A yields MSIRKTEAKTLKPGSYFLIDGEPCRVVSIEKSKPGKHGAAKANIVAIGFFDGRKRNTIMPADRMVDVPVIDKRSATIIADMGETYQLMDAETYETYEVPKPTDDEIASKCALNAEVEVWDLMGRKIITRVKS; encoded by the coding sequence TTGAGTATCCGGAAGACCGAAGCGAAGACCCTAAAACCGGGGAGCTATTTTCTGATTGATGGAGAGCCTTGCCGAGTAGTATCGATTGAGAAGTCGAAGCCGGGCAAGCACGGAGCCGCAAAGGCCAATATTGTTGCAATAGGCTTCTTTGATGGTCGTAAACGTAACACGATCATGCCAGCAGATAGAATGGTCGATGTTCCGGTCATAGACAAGAGAAGTGCGACAATTATTGCCGACATGGGAGAAACCTACCAGCTGATGGATGCTGAAACATACGAGACCTACGAAGTTCCCAAACCAACAGACGATGAGATCGCATCAAAATGCGCCCTCAACGCAGAAGTCGAAGTATGGGACCTAATGGGACGGAAGATCATTACCCGGGTCAAGTCATAA
- a CDS encoding NAD(+)/NADH kinase, which produces MIEEKPKILTDRRRVGLVCKPGRVDMEHVAAKVTDFLTSAGLEVLVDPGSCNVAQRGAIPTLIEDFDVDFVVTIGGDGTILHTLSLLRDRETPLFCINRGTVGFLTESSTTDALDALRQVIDGNCIIERCVNISSGVGDLRFDDALNEVYVTSRLPGRLLTFQVYIDGTKVDYGRADGAMLSTPCGSTAYALAAGGSILTPNVHGLIFVPVCPPRFELKSLVIPDSSMLELELTKPGAGALAVIDGQTRWEVEPGSMVWLRKSDTVTRFIRLYDNYFDRLNTRLVPRTL; this is translated from the coding sequence ATGATAGAAGAGAAACCAAAGATTCTGACAGACCGACGGCGAGTCGGACTTGTCTGCAAGCCCGGACGGGTCGATATGGAGCACGTGGCTGCTAAGGTCACAGATTTTCTCACATCTGCGGGGCTTGAGGTGTTAGTTGATCCCGGTTCTTGTAATGTGGCCCAGCGCGGAGCTATCCCTACCCTGATTGAAGACTTTGATGTTGACTTTGTAGTGACAATAGGTGGCGACGGCACGATCCTTCATACGCTCAGCCTGCTACGTGATCGGGAGACCCCTCTCTTTTGCATCAATCGTGGGACTGTCGGGTTTCTCACAGAGAGTAGTACAACCGATGCGCTGGATGCGCTCAGGCAGGTCATAGATGGGAACTGCATTATTGAACGCTGTGTCAATATCTCTTCAGGAGTCGGAGATCTCCGTTTTGATGATGCTCTGAATGAGGTATATGTGACCTCTCGATTACCCGGAAGACTGTTGACCTTCCAAGTCTATATTGATGGCACTAAGGTTGACTACGGTCGGGCGGATGGCGCAATGCTCTCTACGCCCTGTGGATCCACCGCCTATGCACTGGCCGCTGGCGGGTCTATCTTGACCCCTAATGTGCACGGTCTTATCTTTGTGCCAGTCTGTCCGCCTCGCTTCGAACTGAAGTCGCTGGTCATCCCCGATTCTAGTATGCTTGAACTGGAACTGACTAAACCTGGTGCTGGAGCACTTGCTGTCATTGATGGACAGACCCGCTGGGAGGTGGAACCGGGAAGTATGGTCTGGCTCCGCAAGTCTGACACAGTCACACGATTCATTCGTCTCTATGACAATTACTTTGATCGACTCAACACCCGTCTTGTGCCACGTACGCTCTAG
- a CDS encoding secondary thiamine-phosphate synthase enzyme YjbQ translates to MAVHHEKIKFQTKGHCDMIDITGQVDRVISNSEIRNGICTVFCVGSTGAVTTIEYEGGLLKDFPEAMERIAPRDAVYEHHLRWGDGNGHSHVRASVVGPSLTIPIEEGRLTLGTWQQIVFVDFDVRPRSRAIHVTVLGE, encoded by the coding sequence ATGGCGGTACATCATGAGAAGATCAAGTTCCAGACAAAAGGTCACTGTGACATGATAGATATCACTGGCCAAGTTGACAGAGTGATCAGTAACAGTGAGATTCGAAATGGTATCTGTACAGTCTTTTGTGTGGGATCGACAGGAGCAGTGACCACCATCGAGTATGAAGGAGGACTCCTCAAGGACTTTCCAGAAGCGATGGAGAGGATTGCACCAAGAGATGCGGTCTATGAACACCACCTTAGATGGGGGGATGGTAATGGACACTCTCATGTGCGAGCATCGGTGGTTGGCCCTAGTCTTACTATACCAATAGAGGAAGGCCGTCTAACTCTGGGGACATGGCAACAGATCGTCTTCGTGGACTTTGATGTGCGACCGCGTAGCAGAGCGATACACGTGACGGTTCTTGGTGAATAG